The window GTAATGGCTGCACATGTGGACGAAGCAAAGCGTTTGGTGGTGACTATGGCGGGTATCTGGGGCATCGTGGTATACATCGGTGTGAAAGTTCTCAGTCACTTATTGGGTGGAGAGCCTGAGGTGGATGAGGATGGCAATGCAGTGACACAGGGCGCAGATGGTGCAGCAAAGGGTGTGGTAAAAGCGGGTATTGGTGGTTTCTTGTACTTGGAAGTCCTCGATGCATCGTTCAGCTTTGATGGTGTGATTGGTGCATTTGCGATCACCAGTGATGTGGTCATTATTATGCTGGGTCTTGCAATTGGTGCAATGTTTGTCCGTTCGATGACCATTTATTTAGTCGAAAAAGGCACGTTGGATGCTTATATCTTCTTGGAGCATGGAGCGCATTATGCCATTGGTGCTTTAGCATTTATTATGATTGCAAGTGGTACAGGTTTACATGTACCAGAAGTTGTGACAGGTTTGATTGGTGTTGCCTTTATTGTTTGGGCGGTGATCGCTTCGATACAATATAGTAAGCGACAGCAGCAGCTTTCTTAAGTTTGAGTTCAGTTCAAACGATTAAGATCACGAGGGACGGCAACGTCCCTTTTTGTTTTTTGGTTATGTTTTTTTCAACGCTTTGTGAGCGGATGGCTTATAATCCGTTCAGCCAGTTTTAGTGTCTTAAAATGATGAATGCTTTAGAACGTCGTTCAACTTTTGCCTTAAGTAGCATTTTTGCCTTACGCATGTTGGGCCTGTTCATGATTATCCCTGTATTTGCAGTTGCAGGGCAGTCTTATCAATATGCAACGCCTGCATTGATTGGTTTGGCTGTCGGAGTATATGGGCTGACTCAGGCACTGTTACAGATTCCATTTAGTCTGCTTGCGGATCGCTTTAGTCGTAAGCCGTTAGTGGTTCTTGGGTTATTACTTTTTGCCTTAGGTGGGGCGATTGCGGCGATGTCTGAAACCATTTATGGTGTGATTATTGGTCGTGCGATCGCAGGGGCTGGGGCTGTTTCGGCTGTGGTGATGGCACTGTTGGCAGATGTTACGCGTGAAGAGCAACGAACCAAAGCCATGGCGATTATGGGCATGAGTATTGGTTTATCCTTTGTGGTTGCCTTTAGTTTAGGACCTTGGTTGACCAGTTTGGTGGGGATTTCAGGTTTATTCTGGGTGACCACCTTAATGGGCTTGATTGCAATTGTCATGCTCTTACTGGTTCCGAAAGTTACACGTCATCATCGCAATTTCCAGCAAGGTTATTTGCCTCAACTCAAACAAGTGATTCAGATGGCCGACCTGAATCGACTGCATATTTCTGTATTTGCCTTACATTTGCTATTAACCGCAATGTTTATCTATGCACCTTCGCAGCTGATTGAGTATGCCCAAATTCCATTATCACAACATGGCTGGGTCTATTTACCCTTGCTGCTGATTAGTCTGTTCTTTGCATTTCCAAGCATTATCGTGGCAGAGAAGTATCGTAAAATGCGCGGTATTTTTCTCTCCGCAATTGCAGGGATTATCGTTGGTTTATTTATTTTGATTTTTGGTTATGAGTCAAAATATGTATTACTCGCAGGTTTAGGAATCTTCTTTATTGCGTTTAATGTCATGGAAGCTTTGTTGCCTTCATGGCTGTCTAAATCAGCTCCCTTACAATCCAAAGCCACTGCTATGGGGATCAATGCCAGTGCCCAATTTTTAGGGGCATTTAGTGGTGGTATTTTGGGTGGTCAATTGATCATGTTACAGAATACTGCATTGGGTTGGAGTGTGCTTACGGTCATTGCTATACTATGGCTGTTCATTAGTTTTCGTCTTGCTCAGCCGCGTTATTTAACTTCGGTGGTATTTTCACTACCTGAAATTCAAGAAACGGATGAGTGGACTTCAAAACTCTTGGCAATTCGTGGTATTGAAGAAGTCGTGGTGATGCCTGATCAGCAAGTTGCTTATATTAAGGTCGATAAACAGTGTTTAGATGCTTCTGCGCGACAAGATTTAACGCACCTGTTGGGGAAAGAGCTAGCCATTTGAGCATAACTCTTATAAAGTAAAACACAGAAATACATAGGATGAAGACAGCTAATGCGTGGTGTGAATAAGGTTATTTTAGTCGGTACTTTGGGTCGTGATCCTGAAACAAAAACTTTTCCGAATGGTGGCTCGCTAACACAGTTCTCGATTGCAACAAGTGAATCGTGGACGGATAAAAATACAGGCGAACGTAAAGAGCAAACAGAGTGGCATCGTATTGTATTGCACAACCGTTTAGGTGAAATTGCACAGCAATACCTTCGTAAAGGTTCTAAGGTGTATATCGAAGGTTCGTTACGTACCCGTCAGTGGACTGACCAAAATGGTCAAGAACGTTACAGCACTGAAATTCGTGGCGATCAGATGCAAATGCTTGATTCCCGTCAACAGGGTGAGCAAAGTGGTGGTGATTTCAATCAACCACGCTTTAACAATAATCAAGGCGGTGGTTACCAGAATTCTAATGCTCAAAACCAAGGCGGTTATGGCCAAAATAATGGTGGTTTCCAACAGGGTAATTATGCAGGTAGTCCACAAGCTGGAAATGGTTTTAATTCACCTAAAGCACCACAGCCTGCTGCAACAGCACCTGCGGATTTAGATGATGATTTACCGTTCTAACTTGTAAGATTTACTGAACAAGTTTTTCAAAAAGCCCCTTTTCAGCGATTGGAGAGGGGCTTTTGTTATGTCATGACAACAACTTTATTCCTCATATAAACTCTTATAAAAAAGATCATTCACTGATCGCGACTTAGACCGAGTTGATCATCAAACTCGCCAAAATTGTGCATAATTTTTACAATTGGCTCTCTCTTTTATTCTAAAAATGGCTCTCGTTTCTTCGGGGCCGAAACGACAAATTAAAGCCATAGCAAGTATGCATACGGAAACGTTGTTCATTCGTCCTTTCTTTTATTTGAGGAGAGCAGGTTTGAACAACACCATTTTAAGGGATATATGGGGCATTGAGATGAGTCTTTCTCAGGTTGCAAATATCCCCAATAGGTTAAGGAAAATGATATGGCAGCACATCAACACGGTTCTGAAGCCAATCTCTCCCAAAATTTAAAACATGGATTGCAATCACGACATTTGACCATGATCTCTATTGCAGGCGTGATTGGTGGATCATTATTTATCGGTTCGGGCAATGTGATTTACTCCGCTGGACCTGCGGCTGTTTTGGCTTATGCCCTAGGTGGGTTACTGGTTTTATTTATTATGCGTATGTTAGGGGAAATGGCGGTTCAAAACCCTGACAGTGGCTCCTTTTCAACCTATGCTGATCGTGCCATTGGTCGCTGGGCGGGATTTACCATCGGTTGGCTATATTGGTGTTCATGGGCATTACTCATGGGATGGGAGGCCTATGTTGCAGGAAAAATTTTGAATAACTGGTTTCCCTTTATCCCAATTTGGGGCTATATGCTGTTGGTGATTGGGTCCCTGGTTTGGATCAACTTACAAAACGTTAAGAATTATGGTGAGTTTGAATTTTGGTTTGCATTGATTAAAGTCATTGCGATTGTGATCTTTTTAGTGATCGGTAGTTTAGCCATTATGCACCTCTGGCCTTGGGGAGAGGGATCTGCTGCAGGTGTAGGCAATCTCACCGCACAAGGCTTTATGCCCAATGGTTTTTCCTCTGTGATCACCGCTTTACTTGGGGTGATGTTTGCCTATATTGGGGCTGAAATCGTCACCGTTGCCGCTGCAGAGTCGAAAAATCCATCTAAGGAAATCCGCAAAGCATCCAACTCGATTGTATGGCGAATTATGCTGTTCTATGTGGGGTCTATGTTGATTACCGTATGTTTGATTCCCTATAACAACCCGTTGTTAAAAGACCCGACATGGGGAACCTATAGTGTAACTTTGAGTGCTTTGGGCGTCCCAGAAGCACGTCATATTGTGAGTTTCGTGGTGCTGACTTCGGTGTGTAGCTGCTTTAACTCCGCTTTGTATACCTGTTCACGGATGCTATTTTCATTATCTAAACGGGGCGATGCACCCAAAAGTTTTGGTTATTTAAATAAAAAAGGCAGTCCGGGCATTGGTGTAATTGCATCATGTTTATTTGCCTTGTTCGCAACTTTTTTGACCGCAACAGAGAGTATGAATGTGTATGACATTTTCATGCTTGCAACGGGTACGGCAGCGTTGTATGTGTATTTGACCATTGCTTTTTCACAGCTACGGATGCGTAAAAAACTTGAAGCTGAAGGGGCCAAAATTGATTTTAAAATGTGGCTATTCCCTTGGCTGACCTACTTGGTGATTTTCGCGATCATTGGTTCGATCATTACCATGTTGATTGATGGTACATATTTTAAAGAAGTGACCTACACTTCATTATTGGCCTTATTCATTGTGGCAGTAGGTTTTCTGGTTCAGAAATTCAACTGGGGCAAAAACGCACAAAGTGAAATGATTCAAGAAAAGCCATCGCTTTAATCCGAAACCTTGAAGCGAATTGAAGAACCTCATGTTGAGGTTCTTTTTTATTGAATTTATGCGGAAAGCGTCGGCACTTTTGCTTCACGTAGACATTGCAGCAAGACTCCAAACGCCATCACCATGTCTTTTTCATTAACACAGGCAAAGCCCATGAGCAAACCGCGTTGTGCATGAGCATGGGACTGCATATAGTATTGGGACAGGGGACGAACTTTGACTCCACGTTCCAACGCAGTTGCTGCAATCGCGACATCATCACAATAATCGGGGAGTTTTAAAACCAGATGTAAGCCCGCAGCCTCATCGTATTCATGTAAAAACTCAGCACCTAGATAACGTTGAATCAAGCTCACCAAATAATCCCGACGTTTGCCATACAATAGGCGCATACGTCGAATATGCGCTTCATAATGACCTTCACGAATAAATTCGGCTAAAGCTTTTTGTTCCAGTAAATGTCCGCCACGATAGAGTTCTGCCGCAACGATACGTAAGGGTGAAAATAGTGGTTTAGGCACTACCAGATAACCGATCCTCAATGAGGGATAAATGGTTTTACTAAAGGTGCCCATATATAACACGGGGGCATTATGTTCTAAGCCTTGCAGGGCTGGATAAGGTTGCCCAGAAAATCGAAATTCACTGTCATAATCATCTTCCACGATCCAACTGTTGTGCTGGCGTGCAATCTGAATCAACTGTCGACGTCGATCCAAACTGAGATGGGAACCCAATGGATATTGGTGTGAGGGTGTCACAAAGATCAGCTTTGGTGGCTGGGTCGGGTTATTTTCAGGAATAATACCTTCTGCATCGACAGGCATCGGTTGAATATCCAGACCGTTGATCCTGAGCGTGTTGCGCATGCCCCAATAGGCTGGATCTTCGATCCAAACACGATCCCCGATATCGCTGAGCGCGCGAGATACTAAATCAATGGCTTGGTGAATACCCTCAGTGATTATGATCTGATCCGCATCGCATTGCACAGAGCGTGCGACTTTTAAATAATCTGCCAATGCGCTCCTGAGCTCAATACATCCCCCTGCATTGCTATAAATCAGTCGATTGACATCAGGTTCACGACTCAAACGTGCTTGAATGCGACTAAAGATATGGTGGGGAAACTCAGTTACATCGGGTGCGCCCGGCACAAACGCTCCCCATTGATGGGGTGAAGCTGCTGCATAACCCAATAAGTTTGAGCCACGCTGTGATAAAGCATAAGAGCTTTCAATATGAGCTATTTCAGCCTTCTTATTTTTATTTCTGCTGTTTAAAAAAGTTTCAGGCAGTTTTTCAGCGACCCAAGTGCCATGTCCCGTGCGTGCTTCTAAATAACCTTCCGCTTGCAACTGTTCATAAGCACTCAATACGGTATTTCGAGAGACATGAATTTCGCTAGCTAAATCACGTGACGCAGGTAGACGCGTCATAGGTTGGATCACACCATCCATAATTGCAGCACGCAGACAACGGAAAAGACGTTGATGTAGTTTCCCTTCAGTGTCTTGTTGGAGTCTTTGCAGTAAATGATCTCCAAGTAAGCTACGCAATTGGCTCTCTCCTACAGTTTAAAAATGGCTCTCGTCACTTGCCATCAGACGAGCGAAATTACAGCTATAGGCAGCCATTGTATCGCATCCCAAAAATCGACTCCTAGGATGTAAGACCAAAGCTGTAACTGATGATGAAATATGAGGGAATCAAATGGACGCTCAACATTCTGCACTGAATATACGTAAACAGCAAGCAACGCCACGTGGTGTCGGTGTGATGTGTCAGTGGTATGCAGAAAAAGCTGAAAATGCAACGATTTGGGATAAAGAAGGTAAACCATACATCGACTTTGCAGGGGGGATTGCGGTACTCAATACAGGCCATCGTCATCCGAAAGTGATCGCTGCCGTAACAGAGCAACTGACTAAATTTACCCATACCGCTTATCAAGTTACGCCTTATGAGAGTTATGTGGCTTTGGCTGAACGCATTAATCAACGTGCGCCGATCGCAGGTGCAGCGAAAACGGCAATTTTCACCACAGGTGCAGAAGCTGTTGAAAATGCAGTGAAGATTGCACGTTCATACACAGGTCGTCACGGTATCATTACTTTTGGCAATGGCTTTCATGGTCGTTCATTTATGACTATGGCAATGACAGGTAAAACAGCACCTTATAAACGTGACTTTGGTGTGATGCCGGCAGGTGTATTTCATGCGCGTTATCCAGTACCAGAAAAAGGCATCTCGGTTGCAGCAGCGATTGAAAGTGTTGAAGATATTTTTAGCGAAGATATTGCCCCACATGATGTCGCGGCAATTGTGCTTGAACCTGTACAAGGTGAAGGCGGTTTTAACGTTGTACCTGCCGAATTCTTAAAGCGCTTACGTGCTTTGTGTGATAAGCACGGTATTTTATTGGTCGCTGATGAAGTGCAATCTGGTTTTGCCCGTACAGGCAAATTATTTGCCATGAATCATTATGAAACCAAAGCCGATTTGATCACGATGGCGAAAAGCTTGGGTGGTGGTTTCCCAATCTCAGGTGTAGTGGGACGTGCTGAGGTGATGGATGCGCCAAACCCAGGTGGTTTAGGGGGAACGTATGCAGGTAGTCCAATCGCAGTTGCTGCTGCGCATGCGGTGATTGATGCAATCGAAGAAGAAAATTTATGTGAGCGTGCCAATCAACTGGGTGCAGCATTGGTTACTGTTTTAAAAGAAATTCAACAGGCTTCCGGCGAAGTTGTTACTCAAATTCGTGCTTTGGGTTCAATGGTCGCTGCCGAGCTAGAAACAGCAGAGCAAGCAAAAGCAGTACAAACTTATGCAATGGAACATGGTTTATTGATTCTCACTTGTGGTAAATACGGTAATGTCATTCGTTTCCTATATCCGTTAACCATTCCTGCTGAGCAATTCCGTCAAGGTCTCGATATTTTAAAACAAGGTTTTGCAGCATTAACAGCAGACAGTGCACAAACAGTGGAGCAATCTGCATGATTCAAAACAATTTGCAGTATTTATTACAGCACCCCGATATTTCATTCGCTGCGCCAGCAGCTCATAATGATATCGAAGTGAAAGATGCTGCGACCGGCGAAACACTGGCATGGGTAAAAAGCTATGACCGTGCAGGTGTTGAAGCCGCGATTCAGCGTTCAGCCCAAGCCCAAGCCGCATGGAAAAAGCAAACTGCTTTAGTTCGAGCTGATGTGCTTTTGGCGTGGTATCAGTTGATGCTTGAGCATAAAGAAAATCTTGCTCAGATTTTAACTGCCGAGCAAGGCAAACCGTTGGCTGAAGCACGAGGTGAAATTGGTTACGCGGCTTCATTCATCCGTTGGTTTGCAGAGCAAGCTCGTCGTATCGATGGTGAGGTGTTAACGCCAACATTGCCAAATCAACGTTTGCTTGTGATTAAACAAGCGATTGGGGTAACGGCTGCGATCACGCCGTGGAATTTCCCTGCGGCGATGATCACGCGCAAAGCTGCACCA is drawn from Acinetobacter suaedae and contains these coding sequences:
- the pdxR gene encoding MocR-like pyridoxine biosynthesis transcription factor PdxR produces the protein MRSLLGDHLLQRLQQDTEGKLHQRLFRCLRAAIMDGVIQPMTRLPASRDLASEIHVSRNTVLSAYEQLQAEGYLEARTGHGTWVAEKLPETFLNSRNKNKKAEIAHIESSYALSQRGSNLLGYAAASPHQWGAFVPGAPDVTEFPHHIFSRIQARLSREPDVNRLIYSNAGGCIELRSALADYLKVARSVQCDADQIIITEGIHQAIDLVSRALSDIGDRVWIEDPAYWGMRNTLRINGLDIQPMPVDAEGIIPENNPTQPPKLIFVTPSHQYPLGSHLSLDRRRQLIQIARQHNSWIVEDDYDSEFRFSGQPYPALQGLEHNAPVLYMGTFSKTIYPSLRIGYLVVPKPLFSPLRIVAAELYRGGHLLEQKALAEFIREGHYEAHIRRMRLLYGKRRDYLVSLIQRYLGAEFLHEYDEAAGLHLVLKLPDYCDDVAIAATALERGVKVRPLSQYYMQSHAHAQRGLLMGFACVNEKDMVMAFGVLLQCLREAKVPTLSA
- the gabT gene encoding 4-aminobutyrate--2-oxoglutarate transaminase codes for the protein MDAQHSALNIRKQQATPRGVGVMCQWYAEKAENATIWDKEGKPYIDFAGGIAVLNTGHRHPKVIAAVTEQLTKFTHTAYQVTPYESYVALAERINQRAPIAGAAKTAIFTTGAEAVENAVKIARSYTGRHGIITFGNGFHGRSFMTMAMTGKTAPYKRDFGVMPAGVFHARYPVPEKGISVAAAIESVEDIFSEDIAPHDVAAIVLEPVQGEGGFNVVPAEFLKRLRALCDKHGILLVADEVQSGFARTGKLFAMNHYETKADLITMAKSLGGGFPISGVVGRAEVMDAPNPGGLGGTYAGSPIAVAAAHAVIDAIEEENLCERANQLGAALVTVLKEIQQASGEVVTQIRALGSMVAAELETAEQAKAVQTYAMEHGLLILTCGKYGNVIRFLYPLTIPAEQFRQGLDILKQGFAALTADSAQTVEQSA
- the ssb gene encoding single-stranded DNA-binding protein — its product is MRGVNKVILVGTLGRDPETKTFPNGGSLTQFSIATSESWTDKNTGERKEQTEWHRIVLHNRLGEIAQQYLRKGSKVYIEGSLRTRQWTDQNGQERYSTEIRGDQMQMLDSRQQGEQSGGDFNQPRFNNNQGGGYQNSNAQNQGGYGQNNGGFQQGNYAGSPQAGNGFNSPKAPQPAATAPADLDDDLPF
- a CDS encoding DUF475 domain-containing protein encodes the protein MKHFRFSIFFTIVCLALSAYWGYTHGPEAGISTMLKALTITVILAIMEVSLSFDNAVVNASVLRNWDHFWKMLFLTVGILVAVFGMRLIFPILIVAVTADMGMMEVVKLALNDPKSYSERLMEHHPEIAAFGGTFLLMVFLNFFFDDEKETHWFRWIESKLAHLASVPAMSVFIALVAMLVMAAHVDEAKRLVVTMAGIWGIVVYIGVKVLSHLLGGEPEVDEDGNAVTQGADGAAKGVVKAGIGGFLYLEVLDASFSFDGVIGAFAITSDVVIIMLGLAIGAMFVRSMTIYLVEKGTLDAYIFLEHGAHYAIGALAFIMIASGTGLHVPEVVTGLIGVAFIVWAVIASIQYSKRQQQLS
- a CDS encoding amino acid permease, producing MAAHQHGSEANLSQNLKHGLQSRHLTMISIAGVIGGSLFIGSGNVIYSAGPAAVLAYALGGLLVLFIMRMLGEMAVQNPDSGSFSTYADRAIGRWAGFTIGWLYWCSWALLMGWEAYVAGKILNNWFPFIPIWGYMLLVIGSLVWINLQNVKNYGEFEFWFALIKVIAIVIFLVIGSLAIMHLWPWGEGSAAGVGNLTAQGFMPNGFSSVITALLGVMFAYIGAEIVTVAAAESKNPSKEIRKASNSIVWRIMLFYVGSMLITVCLIPYNNPLLKDPTWGTYSVTLSALGVPEARHIVSFVVLTSVCSCFNSALYTCSRMLFSLSKRGDAPKSFGYLNKKGSPGIGVIASCLFALFATFLTATESMNVYDIFMLATGTAALYVYLTIAFSQLRMRKKLEAEGAKIDFKMWLFPWLTYLVIFAIIGSIITMLIDGTYFKEVTYTSLLALFIVAVGFLVQKFNWGKNAQSEMIQEKPSL
- a CDS encoding MFS transporter yields the protein MMNALERRSTFALSSIFALRMLGLFMIIPVFAVAGQSYQYATPALIGLAVGVYGLTQALLQIPFSLLADRFSRKPLVVLGLLLFALGGAIAAMSETIYGVIIGRAIAGAGAVSAVVMALLADVTREEQRTKAMAIMGMSIGLSFVVAFSLGPWLTSLVGISGLFWVTTLMGLIAIVMLLLVPKVTRHHRNFQQGYLPQLKQVIQMADLNRLHISVFALHLLLTAMFIYAPSQLIEYAQIPLSQHGWVYLPLLLISLFFAFPSIIVAEKYRKMRGIFLSAIAGIIVGLFILIFGYESKYVLLAGLGIFFIAFNVMEALLPSWLSKSAPLQSKATAMGINASAQFLGAFSGGILGGQLIMLQNTALGWSVLTVIAILWLFISFRLAQPRYLTSVVFSLPEIQETDEWTSKLLAIRGIEEVVVMPDQQVAYIKVDKQCLDASARQDLTHLLGKELAI